In one Ornithinimicrobium pratense genomic region, the following are encoded:
- the pnuC gene encoding nicotinamide riboside transporter PnuC yields the protein MDVWNDIFYAELNVFGHPIAWREVVGNVFGFGSAILGMRRTVWAWPIGIIGNALLFTVFMGVWFANPQEHSLFGQAARQVFFIATSVYGWWRWQQSRKTRAKGAPAITPRWATRAERVVYLVAVAVLVVLTQWIFRAVGLGWEAPSWYYWADAWIFVGSILATYAMARGWVDFWLVWIAVDLVGVPLLWHSGYYPSAVMYAVYGGLVLWGFVVWRKAAREETPEPAVTGAGPVPAEGR from the coding sequence GTGGACGTCTGGAACGACATCTTCTACGCAGAGCTGAACGTCTTCGGCCACCCGATCGCCTGGCGGGAGGTCGTCGGCAACGTCTTCGGCTTTGGCTCGGCCATCCTCGGCATGCGCCGCACGGTCTGGGCCTGGCCGATCGGCATCATCGGCAACGCCCTGCTGTTCACCGTCTTCATGGGAGTCTGGTTCGCCAACCCCCAGGAGCACAGCCTGTTCGGGCAGGCCGCGCGACAGGTCTTCTTCATTGCCACCAGCGTCTATGGCTGGTGGCGCTGGCAGCAGTCGCGCAAGACCCGCGCCAAGGGCGCCCCGGCCATCACCCCGCGCTGGGCCACGCGCGCCGAGCGCGTGGTCTACCTCGTCGCCGTCGCGGTCCTGGTGGTCCTGACCCAGTGGATCTTCCGCGCGGTCGGCCTCGGCTGGGAGGCCCCCTCCTGGTACTACTGGGCCGACGCCTGGATCTTCGTGGGCTCGATCCTGGCCACCTACGCCATGGCCCGTGGGTGGGTTGACTTCTGGCTGGTGTGGATCGCGGTCGACCTGGTAGGGGTGCCGCTGCTGTGGCACTCCGGCTACTACCCCTCCGCGGTCATGTATGCCGTCTACGGCGGCCTCGTGCTCTGGGGCTTCGTGGTCTGGCGCAAGGCCGCCCGGGAGGAGACGCCCGAACCGGCGGTCACCGGGGCCGGTCCGGTGCCGGCGGAGGGTCGGTAG
- the rpe gene encoding ribulose-phosphate 3-epimerase → MTRQLQISPSILSSDFANLEAELRAIASADWAHVDVMDNHFVPNLTLGQPVVESLARVSPVPLDAHLMIEDPDRWAPGYAEAGAGSVTFHVEAAADPVAVARAIRAEGARAAFALKPGTLFEPYEELLDEVDMVLVMTVEPGFGGQSFMADQLPKVRAVREAVRRRGGEIWVQVDGGVSADTIGQCAEAGADVFVAGSAVYGADDVPGRIAQLRETAGRHACA, encoded by the coding sequence ATGACCCGCCAGCTGCAGATCAGCCCTTCCATCCTGTCCTCCGACTTCGCCAACCTCGAAGCCGAGCTCCGGGCGATCGCCAGTGCGGACTGGGCGCACGTGGACGTCATGGACAACCACTTCGTGCCCAACCTGACGCTCGGGCAGCCGGTCGTGGAGTCGCTGGCCCGGGTGAGCCCGGTGCCGCTGGACGCGCACCTGATGATCGAGGACCCGGACCGCTGGGCGCCGGGGTATGCCGAGGCCGGGGCAGGGTCGGTGACCTTCCACGTCGAGGCGGCAGCGGACCCGGTCGCCGTGGCGAGGGCGATCCGGGCCGAAGGCGCGCGCGCGGCCTTCGCCCTCAAGCCGGGGACGCTGTTCGAGCCTTACGAGGAGTTGCTCGACGAGGTCGACATGGTGCTGGTGATGACCGTCGAGCCGGGCTTCGGCGGGCAGTCCTTCATGGCCGACCAGTTGCCCAAGGTGAGGGCGGTGCGCGAGGCGGTCCGCCGACGCGGGGGAGAGATCTGGGTCCAGGTCGACGGCGGGGTGTCCGCCGACACCATCGGCCAATGCGCGGAGGCCGGAGCGGACGTCTTCGTCGCTGGGTCGGCGGTGTACGGCGCGGACGACGTCCCAGGCCGGATCGCGCAGCTGCGCGAGACCGCCGGGCGGCACGCCTGCGCCTGA
- a CDS encoding PH domain-containing protein — protein sequence MSAASPGTPEGAPSPRRDAYATFRPVRGTWVAGIMAVLSIIVFVLVAIFAPTYEGVAPIVTVLNRVALVGVGAAMAAFLWRYAVIRAVPTPQGLTVVNLFRTYEVEWAQILGVGFAGGSAWAILELTDTEEIAVMAIQRADGDRAHREASRLAALIQHHQNRVQEQQRPAEGPAPEGRQATDQDDRDTPGGS from the coding sequence GTGAGTGCTGCCAGCCCAGGAACCCCGGAAGGCGCCCCGAGCCCCCGGCGCGACGCCTACGCCACCTTCCGCCCGGTGCGCGGCACGTGGGTGGCGGGCATCATGGCTGTCCTCTCGATCATCGTCTTCGTGTTGGTCGCGATTTTCGCGCCGACCTACGAGGGTGTCGCGCCCATCGTCACCGTGCTCAACCGGGTCGCCCTGGTCGGGGTCGGAGCCGCCATGGCCGCTTTCCTGTGGCGGTATGCGGTGATCCGCGCCGTGCCCACCCCGCAAGGGCTCACCGTGGTCAACCTCTTCCGGACCTATGAGGTGGAGTGGGCCCAGATCCTGGGCGTCGGTTTCGCCGGCGGGTCGGCCTGGGCCATCCTGGAGCTCACCGACACCGAGGAGATTGCGGTGATGGCGATCCAGCGTGCGGACGGCGACCGGGCGCACCGGGAGGCCTCGCGGCTGGCGGCGCTGATCCAGCACCACCAGAACCGCGTCCAGGAGCAGCAGCGGCCCGCCGAGGGCCCCGCCCCTGAGGGTCGGCAGGCGACGGACCAGGACGACCGGGACACACCGGGAGGTTCGTGA